One window from the genome of Cryptomeria japonica chromosome 6, Sugi_1.0, whole genome shotgun sequence encodes:
- the LOC131069948 gene encoding AP2-like ethylene-responsive transcription factor PLT2: MGGVNNCWLGFSLSPNLSVDLQESTQSQSASSNSNSMSMSMSMNMNMVHSNHNALAFARDSCYEVVSSSHNVDSPEITTLRSDGSLFILDRSQPQEWQTRSMVAGSELQSQHLINADLSMLVGGRNDSSHYEHHHHNNNNHGHHHQEGPKLEDFLGGASLGGEQYSESRNETRQTSMESMYGAAQSFNVGEQVGMGMKMVLTDPGGRLFSNFDMADSELSATDDSKPCAAEDDESLKTVGAIHGSNLGSDSYVPTSTDYHVFPDCSLQLPQASALQTTNNNSSSNNNNNNSSGINGLSMIKTWLTTQPCSAESKMKMSTFSAGAASAATMTNSTTAGEGKEGFNALQSLSLSMSPTSQSTTSMAIVPLPSHTDDTLLDSSESKKRALVLSEKPTSSEPALRKSIDTFGQRTSIYRGVTRHRWTGRYEAHLWDNSCRREGQTRKGRQVYLGGYDKEEKAARAYDLAALKYWGPTTTTNFPISNYEKELEEMKHMTRQEYVASLRRKSSGFSRGASMYRGVTRHHQHGRWQARIGRVAGNKDLYLGTFSTQEEAAEAYDIAAIKFRGLNAVTNFDMSRYDVKSILASSTLPVGGHVKRIKEAEPSDPSVEARHHDEDSTLSSYAAISYNNAASKQEWPIIAAFQNHHASQQARAWCKQEQGTQNQHDLQVQLQSFHNQKFYQPHFANATVLHNLMSLESPSPVDNTNNNSTGSTSALYSNISTNNLLPNGIMMASAPTIQSGAAVTLVSENNQTRAPFGQNEHGNLKAYENMSMYGINDPYGRGVYYLPQQTSGNMKANYDPNVASAAAAAVAGGGGGGGYNNWIAPTPTQALAPRPNITVCHAPIFSIWNDP; the protein is encoded by the exons ATGGGAGGCGTGAATAATTGCTGGTTAGGGTTTTCACTTTCGCCTAATCTGTCGGTGGATTTGCAGGAGTCGACACAGTCTCAGTCGGCGTCGAGCAATAGCAATAGCATGAGCATGAGTATGAGTATGAATATGAATATGGTGCACTCCAATCATAACGCCCTCGCTTTTGCCAGAGATAGCTGTTATGAAGTCGTGTCCTCTTCTCATAACGTTGACAGCCCTGAAATCACCACGCTCCGATCCGATGGCTCACTCTTCATCCTCGACCGCTCCCAACCCCAAG AGTGGCAGACGAGGAGCATGGTGGCAGGATCGGAATTGCAGTCCCAGCATTTGATCAATGCGGATCTTTCCATGCTCGTTGGCGGCCGCAACGACAGCTCGCACTATGAACATCACCATCACAACAATAACAATCATGGGCATCATCATCAGGAAGGGCCAAAATTGGAGGATTTTCTGGGCGGTGCTTCTCTGGGTGGAGAGCAGTATTCTGAGAGCAGGAATGAAACGAGGCAGACTTCAATGGAGAGCATGTACGGTGCTGCACAGTCATTTAACGTGGGTGAGCAGGTGGGAATGGGGATGAAAATGGTGCTCACAGATCCCGGCGGCCGACTCTTCAGCAACTTTGACATGGCAGATTCAGAATTGTCGGCAACTGATGACAGTAAGCCCTGTGCTGCAGAGGACGATGAGAGCTTAAAAACTGTCGGCGCCATCCACGGTTCGAATCTGGGCAGCGACTCATATGTCCCCACCTCCACCGATTATCATGTCTTCCCTGACTGCAGTCTCCAGCTTCCCCAGGCATCGGCTCTCCAGACTACTAACAACaatagtagtagtaataataataataataacagcaGTGGCATTAATGGGCTCTCCATGATCAAGACTTGGTTGACGACTCAGCCTTGTTCAGCAGAGAGTAAAATGAAGATGTCTACTTTCAGTGCTGGAGCTGCTTCTGCTGCCACCATGACCAACAGTACAACAGCAGGAGAGGGGAAAGAGGGTTTTAATGCACTACAGTCGTTGTCACTGTCGATGAGCCCCACTTCTCAGTCCACCACTTCCATGGCCATTGTTCCTCTTCCTTCCCACACAGATGACACTCTTCTTGATAGCTCTGAGAGCAAGAAACGGGCTTTGGTGCTCTCTGAAAAGCCCACTTCTTCAGAGCCCGCTCTCAGAAAATCCATCGATACTTTTGGCCAGCGCACTTCTATTTATCGAGGAGTCACCAG GCATAGGTGGACTGGGCGATACGAGGCTCACTTGTGGGACAACAGTTGCAGACGAGAAGGCCAAACGCGTAAAGGTAGACAAG TCTATTTGG GTGGGTATGACAAGGAAGAGAAGGCAGCTCGAGCATATGATCTTGCAGCTCTCAAGTATTGGGGTCCCACAACCACTACTAATTTTCCT ATAAGTAATTATGAAAAGGAGCTAGAAGAAATGAAGCACATGACGAGGCAAGAATATGTTGCATCTCTGAGAAG AAAGAGCAGCGGCTTCTCTAGAGGCGCATCAATGTATCGAGGAGTTACAAG GCATCATCAACATGGAAGGTGGCAGGCGAGAATTGGAAGAGTTGCAGGAAACAAAGACCTGTACTTGGGCACATTCA GTACACAAGAAGAGGCAGCGGAAGCCTATGACATTGCTGCTATCAAGTTCAGAGGTCTGAATGCAGTAACAAACTTTGATATGAGCAGATATGATGTGAAAAGCATACTTGCTAGCAGCACCTTGCCGGTTGGAGGGCATGTGAAACGCATCAAGGAAGCTGAGCCATCTGACCCCAGTGTAGAGGCTCGCCACCATGATGAGGACAGCACCTTGAGCTCCTATGCAGCAATCAGTTACAACAATGCAGCATCTAAACAAGAATGGCCCATCATTGCTGCATTTCAGAACCATCATGCAAGCCAACAGGCCCGAGCATGGTGCAAGCAAGAACAAGGCACCCAAAATCAGCATGATCTCCAAGTACAATTGCAATCCTTTCATAACCAAAAGTTCTACCAACCCCACTTTGCAAATGCCACAGTCTTGCACAATCTAATGAGCCTGGAGTCCCCCTCTCCTGTAGATAACACCAATAATAACAGCACAGGCTCCACTTCAGCACTTTACAGTAACATTTCAACTAATAATCTTCTACCCAATGGGATTATGATGGCCAGTGCTCCCACCATTCAATCTGGTGCAGCAGTGACATTGGTGTCTGAGAACAACCAGACTAGAGCTCCTTTCGGTCAAAATGAGCATGGAAATCTAAAGGCTTATGAAAACATGAGCATGTATGGTATTAATGATCCCTATGGAAGGGGTGTGTATTACTTGCCACAGCAAACTTCAGGTAATATGAAGGCTAACTATGATCCAAATGTGGCctcagcagcagcagcagcagtagcaggaggaggaggaggaggaggatacaacAACTGGATTGCACCAACACCCACACAGGCCTTGGCACCCAGGCCTAACATCACAGTTTGTCATGCACCCATTTTCAGCATATGGAATGACCCATGA